In the Solanum pennellii chromosome 5, SPENNV200 genome, one interval contains:
- the LOC107018882 gene encoding NAC domain-containing protein 75 isoform X2, protein MNKSSHQLGSISSSDLIDAKLEEHQLCGSKQCPGCGHKLEGKPDWVGLPAGVKFDPTDQELIEHLEAKVVAKESKSHPLIDEFIPTIEGEDGICYTHPEKLPGVTRDGLSRHFFHRPSKAYTTGTRKRRKIQTECQDLQGGETRWHKTGKTRPVMVNGKQRGCKKILVLYTNFGKNRKPEKTNWVMHQYHLGQHEEEKEGELVVSKIFYQTQPRQCNWSNTTSSAAGDQANSDVNSRRDSGSGSCSSSKDINNSNNIPSSHRDELSAAVCAAMSSYSTMDIQQYKPEHFSFLPFRKTFDHDQAGIHVVGEGSMTREGGPTAAAPEERDMGEPHDAQHQNQHQHQHQHQHQHHLVASSAFHISRPTPPISAIITPPPLHNTSVILGEDAFHVPRSIILPNDNFQQQQHHKLGARSASELEQLIMGCTSTDIKGESSITNSQDADWLKYSHFWPDPDNPDHHG, encoded by the exons aTGAATAAGAGTAGTCATCAGTTGGGATCCATCAGCAGTAGTGATCTTATTGATGCAAAGCTTGAAGAACACCAACTGTGTGGATCTAAGCAGTGTCCTGGTTGTGGACACAAACTCGAAGGAAAGCCG gACTGGGTAGGTCTACCAGCAGGAGTGAAGTTTGACCCAACAGATCAAGAATTGATAGAACACCTTGAAGCAAAAGTAGTGGCTAAAGAATCAAAATCACATCCTTTGATTGATGAGTTCATTCCTACTATTGAAGGAGAAGATGGGATTTGTTATACTCATCCTGAGAAGCTTCCAG GTGTTACAAGGGATGGACTAAGTAGACATTTCTTCCACAGACCATCAAAAGCATATACAACAGgtacaagaaaaagaaggaaaatccAAACAGAATGTCAAGACTTGCAAGGAGGTGAAACCCGTTGGCACAAGACAGGTAAGACTAGGCCAGTAATGGTGAATGGGAAGCAAAGAGGGTGTAAGAAAATTCTAGTTCTATACACAAACTTTGGGAAGAATCGTAAACCGGAGAAAACAAATTGGGTAATGCATCAATACCATTTAGGACAACatgaagaagagaaagaaggTGAACTTGTGGTGTCAAAGATATTCTATCAGACTCAACCAAGGCAATGTAATTGGAGTAACACTACTAGTAGTGCTGCTGGAGATCAAGCCAACAGTGATGTTAATAGCAGAAGGGATAGTGGAAGTGGAAGTTGTTCGTCATCTAAGGACatcaataatagtaataatattccATCTTCTCATAGAGATGAATTGTCCGCTGCTGTTTGTGCTGCTATGTCTAGTTACTCTACTATGGATATTCAACAATACAAACCGGAACATTTCAGCTTTCTACCATTTCGAAAAACCTTTGATCATGATCAG GCAGGAATTCATGTCGTAGGTGAAGGTTCAATGACAAGAGAAGGTGGTCCAACAGCAGCAGCACCAGAAGAGCGTGACATGGGAGAGCCGCACGACGCTCAGCACCAGAACCAACACCAGCACCAGCACCAGCATCAGCACCAACATCATCTAGTTGCAAGCAGTGCATTTCACATTAGCAGGCCAACACCACCAATATCAGCTATAATAACTCCGCCTCCGCTCCATAACACTTCCGTTATTTTAGGGGAAGATGCCTTCCATGTTCCAAGATCTATAATCCTTCCAAATGACAACTTTCAG caacaacagcatcATAAACTTGGAGCAAGGTCTGCATCTGAATTGGAACAATTAATTATGGGCTGCACTTCAACTGATATCAAAGGA GAGTCATCCATCACAAACTCTCAAGATGCTGACTGGTTGAAGTACTCACACTTTTGGCCTGACCCTGACAACCCTGATCACCATGGCTAG
- the LOC107018882 gene encoding NAC domain-containing protein 75 isoform X1 — MNKSSHQLGSISSSDLIDAKLEEHQLCGSKQCPGCGHKLEGKPDWVGLPAGVKFDPTDQELIEHLEAKVVAKESKSHPLIDEFIPTIEGEDGICYTHPEKLPGVTRDGLSRHFFHRPSKAYTTGTRKRRKIQTECQDLQGGETRWHKTGKTRPVMVNGKQRGCKKILVLYTNFGKNRKPEKTNWVMHQYHLGQHEEEKEGELVVSKIFYQTQPRQCNWSNTTSSAAGDQANSDVNSRRDSGSGSCSSSKDINNSNNIPSSHRDELSAAVCAAMSSYSTMDIQQYKPEHFSFLPFRKTFDHDQAGIHVVGEGSMTREGGPTAAAPEERDMGEPHDAQHQNQHQHQHQHQHQHHLVASSAFHISRPTPPISAIITPPPLHNTSVILGEDAFHVPRSIILPNDNFQTIHDDKYDYVLIECIIFRQQQQHHKLGARSASELEQLIMGCTSTDIKGESSITNSQDADWLKYSHFWPDPDNPDHHG; from the exons aTGAATAAGAGTAGTCATCAGTTGGGATCCATCAGCAGTAGTGATCTTATTGATGCAAAGCTTGAAGAACACCAACTGTGTGGATCTAAGCAGTGTCCTGGTTGTGGACACAAACTCGAAGGAAAGCCG gACTGGGTAGGTCTACCAGCAGGAGTGAAGTTTGACCCAACAGATCAAGAATTGATAGAACACCTTGAAGCAAAAGTAGTGGCTAAAGAATCAAAATCACATCCTTTGATTGATGAGTTCATTCCTACTATTGAAGGAGAAGATGGGATTTGTTATACTCATCCTGAGAAGCTTCCAG GTGTTACAAGGGATGGACTAAGTAGACATTTCTTCCACAGACCATCAAAAGCATATACAACAGgtacaagaaaaagaaggaaaatccAAACAGAATGTCAAGACTTGCAAGGAGGTGAAACCCGTTGGCACAAGACAGGTAAGACTAGGCCAGTAATGGTGAATGGGAAGCAAAGAGGGTGTAAGAAAATTCTAGTTCTATACACAAACTTTGGGAAGAATCGTAAACCGGAGAAAACAAATTGGGTAATGCATCAATACCATTTAGGACAACatgaagaagagaaagaaggTGAACTTGTGGTGTCAAAGATATTCTATCAGACTCAACCAAGGCAATGTAATTGGAGTAACACTACTAGTAGTGCTGCTGGAGATCAAGCCAACAGTGATGTTAATAGCAGAAGGGATAGTGGAAGTGGAAGTTGTTCGTCATCTAAGGACatcaataatagtaataatattccATCTTCTCATAGAGATGAATTGTCCGCTGCTGTTTGTGCTGCTATGTCTAGTTACTCTACTATGGATATTCAACAATACAAACCGGAACATTTCAGCTTTCTACCATTTCGAAAAACCTTTGATCATGATCAG GCAGGAATTCATGTCGTAGGTGAAGGTTCAATGACAAGAGAAGGTGGTCCAACAGCAGCAGCACCAGAAGAGCGTGACATGGGAGAGCCGCACGACGCTCAGCACCAGAACCAACACCAGCACCAGCACCAGCATCAGCACCAACATCATCTAGTTGCAAGCAGTGCATTTCACATTAGCAGGCCAACACCACCAATATCAGCTATAATAACTCCGCCTCCGCTCCATAACACTTCCGTTATTTTAGGGGAAGATGCCTTCCATGTTCCAAGATCTATAATCCTTCCAAATGACAACTTTCAG ACAATACATGATGACAAATATGATTATGTTCTAATTGAGTGTATCATCTttcggcagcaacaacagcatcATAAACTTGGAGCAAGGTCTGCATCTGAATTGGAACAATTAATTATGGGCTGCACTTCAACTGATATCAAAGGA GAGTCATCCATCACAAACTCTCAAGATGCTGACTGGTTGAAGTACTCACACTTTTGGCCTGACCCTGACAACCCTGATCACCATGGCTAG